Within the Paenarthrobacter nicotinovorans genome, the region CCGGAATTCTCCCCTCAGACGCTCCTGACCCGCGGGCCGGATGGGCCGAGCGCCTGAAGCTGATGCCCATTCCGGTGATGGGGCTCGCGCCTCAACCATCGTTGGAGGACACCGACAGCGTTGGTGTGACCTATGGCCAAGATGATCGTGGGTACAACGAGATGACGGCGAGCATCACCTATACGCTCTGGCGAAACCCGGATGACCACTCAGACCCGGTAAACCTCGCGGACCTCAACGAGAAGACACGCAGATCGATCGAGGAAGTTCCGCCATGGCCGCGGCCCCCTTGGCTGATCGAGTACGTGGAGCGCCTGCGTTACCCGCAACTTGAGGAGGCCGTGCGAACCACCTGGCACCGTGATCCATCCGAGCGTTCTTCGGTTCGAAGCCTGTTGGTTGACCATGTCAACCACATCCTCATGAACCAATATCGGCAAGAGCTCTGGCCGGGCAGCAACCCGTGGGACCAGCACGCCCCCACAGTTACCGGCCGGATGGTCAACAGCCAGGCCAGGACCGTCATCAACGGAGTCGATATGCCCGGTGCAGAGGTCGATACGGACCCGTTCGTCTACGGTATCGGAGCCCAACTGGCAGGCGGCGGCGTGGTGACCGCTGTGCTTCCCCGCACTGAGCTCAAGCACATCCAAGTCCAATTCATGCCCCGGACCTAACGGTTCCATTCCAAACACAGCAACACCAAGCTTGACGTCGCCCCCTAGGGGAACCTCGTCCGTAAGCCGATCCCCAACCGGGTCAGCGATCCAGTCCATTGGCGGGGCCGGGACGAAGGATGCATGGTCGTTGGCGGTAACGGGTGGCCAGTGTCGCCCCGAAAGGGGCCGTCATCGACATCGATGAGACCGATCTCGCCGAGGCTTTCTAACTGCCCGGCGCTGACCTTTCCAACGAAGAACTGCTGGTCCAGGTCATTCCCATCCAGTCTGACGAATTCACGTTTATGTCCTGTTTCCTTGTCCACCACCGCAGCCAGCTCGCCAAGGAAAGGGACGGAAACAAGTATTGCACCGAATGCGAAGGCTGAACCATTTCACCTGCTCGAAGGGCGACGGCTGACCCTGGGAAATATGTGGACAGGGCTGCAGCGCAACAGCAGTCCCAGCGTCTCCTCGACCTCACGAACCCGACGCGCCGGCCCCGGACTAAGCTTCACCACCTGGATGGGAAACAACGCATTCCGCAGCTTCCAAACCTGTCACAGTCAGCCCTTTCTAACGCGGACCACTCGCCATTCGTGCGGGCCATGTTCCCATGCTCTCGTGGAATCAGATTCGGTCGAGGTCACCCTCCTGGATCATCCGCCGCCACTTCCGGAACGTCCACCGTGTCCCGTAGCGCCACACATTGCCCGATATATGGCTGATGTCCACAACCGGCACGCTGCGCGATTGCCATGCACAGTTTCACCAACTGCTCATATCGGGCATCGGAGGCACTGGACTTCCTAGACACATATTAGGTCTACCGATGAAACTCCTAAGTCGCTGAGGTTAACTCCAAGCCGTAGGAACGGTTCAATTTTGGCCCGTCACCGACAATGGCTTTTATTCACGCAAAGACACCTTCCGCCCTTTGTGTCCGCTGCCTGGCAGAGACCAAGACCGGAAGGCGGCAGGTCGGTCATTCTTCCCAGCCAAGTCCATTGGTCGTCGCGAGAGGGGTGCTTGCATTCGGCACATTCTGTCTGTCCGCTGCCAAATAGTGCCGTACGTAGTCGATCCATCCGGAATAGGAAAGCCATAGTGGAACGTCCTTCTGTTCAGAGAATCAACCTAAACGTGCTTTTGAGACCCACGAGAAATAGGTGGGGTGCAGGCTGCGGGGCATCGTCCTACAGGAGGCGATACATCTGCTCGACGGTGTCTACGTCCTCACCGGTAGATTCATCACTGCAATCGATAAGATCTACGAGCCACGGTTTCTGGCGTAAGAAAACCCTGGCTCCGGCATCACCGGAAACGGTACTGGCCACTGCTGGCCGAAGTCCTGCATCGATGACCATTGGATGACCTCTTCGGAGCACCCGAGGGCTGTCTAACGATGAGTACGCAGCCGAACTGATGCGCCCCGGCCGGTGGGAGACGAGTAGCCGGCCAACAGTGGTGACGCTGAGCCCTGGTTGATCTACCAGAGCCACGAGGATGTGGTTCTTTGTATGTGCAGCAGCATCACCGGCAAGGTAGGAACTTCCCATACCTGAGGACCAGTCATGGTTCACCACTATCCGATAGGGCTCAAGGTTTGCACGGGCGCACACCGCTTGTGCATTCGCTCCAAGAACAATTACTACCTCATGACAGCCGCCGACAAGCATTGTCTCGGCGGCGTCCTCAACGAGGGTTCGTCCGCGGTATGGCAGGAGCGCCTTCGGACCACGCCCAAGACGTTTTCCGGCGCCGGCGGCCAGCAACACTCCCGTCACACACGGCAAATCCGTGTCACCCACCGTGAGGTTCCTGTTCGCAAGATGGAAGGACTGTCAGATCCCATTGCTTGGTGCGATCCCGACGCAGTCGATAGTCAGTACAAAAGATTAGCCTTCTCTCCCCAAGCCCTTCTAGGCGAATCCAGATGATGCCAAGGGAAGGAGCGCTCGTGTCCACGACGCCGGAGTAGGGTAACGTGCCATCTTCACACACCTGGATCTGGTCACCCTGCCCCAACATTTGCAGATCAAATAGCTGGCTTTCGTCGAAGTTGCCGGGTGCGGGATTTTCTACTGACTTTGAAACTGCCATGGTCTTGTTGTCCACCGGGTTTTGCCAACTTCGGCTGTCTTCAGAAGGTTGCATTGCTAGCTCTTTAAGGTTGGACATTGCTAGGCCGGATCCGAGTGCACAGCGCCAGTGGAGTCGCGCAGAGGGCGGCCACTCCCCTGCCAACGCTTGGCTATTATTTCGGCCACAACTGACACTGCTGTTTCCTCCGGTGTCCGGCCGCCGAGATCAAGTCCGATGGGACTATGAAGCTCGGCAATTTGCCGCTCTATCACTCCAGCCTCCAGAAGGCGGTTTAGCCGATCTTCATGGGTCTTTCGTGAGCCCATAGCGCCTATGTAGGAGGGCCTGCATGCCCCCTCCAGCCGCAGGGCGATTTCCAAGACAGGGACGTCGAACTTGGGATCATGGGTAAGAACGCAGATGACCGTGCGGTTGTCCACCTTTCCCTGTGTCACTTCCTGCTGAAGGTAAACGTGAGGCCAAGATACGATCACCTCGTCCGCACCAGGAAAGCGCGCGGTGGTCGCAAATACAGGGCGAGCATCGCAGACGGTCACATGAAAGCCCACCATTGACCCAGCCCGCGCGACTGCTGCTGCAAAATCGATGGCACCAAAAATGATCATTCTGGGCTTGGGCTGATAGGAAGAAACAAAGACCTTTGTTCCGGTTTCCATCCGTTCCCCGCTGGGACCGTACGTGAGCACCTTGGATTCACCCGAAGCCAGCAGGCCTCTCGCATCGTCGGCAATCGCATGGTCCAGCATGTTATTGCCGAGGGTCCCGCCAGTATGGGCTGGCCAGACTATTAGCCGCTTACCCAGCATTTCTGGCTGGTCATGTTCGACCACGGTAGCAGTGGCAACGGGGTTGCCCTTCTGAACGTCCTGAATGATCGTTCGTAATTCTGGGTAACTTTCTTTGGTGACTCGTTCAACGAAGACGTCGATTGTTCCGCCACAGGTCAGTCCTACGGCTACAGCGTCATCGTCGCTATATCCAAACCGTTGCAGAACAGGAGTACCGTCTTCAATGACCTCCTGCGCAATTTGGTAAACAGCTCCTTCGACGCAACCCCCGGAGACTGAGCCGACGGCCTCCCCCGGGGTGCTTACGGCCATCGCAGCGCCCGCTGGCCGGGGGGCCGATTTAGACGTGCTGACGACTGTGGCGAGGGCGAAGGTTTCTCCGTGCGTCGTCCATTCTGCCAGTGCTTCAATAACGTCACGCATGTGCTATCCGATCTGCTAGGTCCCTAAAAGCTGCCATGGTGTGGCCGGCGACCAGGGCATCAACGTGCGGGAGAACGGCCTTAATGCCGCTCTGTATAGGTTCGTATCCAGACTTTCCGCGGTGGGGGTTGGCCCAGATAACACGATGAGCCAAACCATGGAGGCGGGAAACCTGACGGGCAAGATCCCTGGGATCCCCACGTTCCCATCCGTCACTGGCGATCACCAGCACAGAACCTCTGAGCATTGCGTGTTGTCCCCACAGGGTAATGAAGGCCGCTAGGGCTTCGCCCAGTCGCGTGCCTCCGGACCAATCGGGAACGACGAGTCCAGCGTCCAACAGTGCGACCTCCGGATCCGGGTGCTGCAATGCCGAGGTCACTCTGGTTAGGCGTGTGCCGATAGAAAATACTTCTGTTGTGTCGGACGCGCCAGCTAAAAGGCGGTGACCGAAGCGGAAAAAGCTGTCAGCATAGGCTTCCATAGATCCTGAAACATCTACGATCAAGACGACTCGTCGGGGCTTATTCGTTCGGAAGCGATATTGCAGGCGCCCTGGTTCGCCGCCTCTCCTCAGATTGTCTCGGACAGTGTGTGCCGGATCGATGCGCTTGTGGCGATGGGTCCGCTTGTAACGCGCCCTTCTCAGCGGTTCTCTAACAGGTAGAGCAGCAAAGGCCTCCGCAAGATAACTCTTTTCCTCCGCTGACATGAGTGCCACATCTCGGTGTTGCAGGGATTCATCTTTGCTAGCCAGTGCAATCTGCTGCTCCAATTCCGGCTGAGGGCTGTCGCCGTCTGCTGCGTCGGGAAGGCTTGCTTCCTGTCTCTCCGAAAGGGGCACAGGAATCGGCGATTCCGATGAAAACCACAGGCGGAATGTCCGGTCGTAGGGCCCGAAGTCAGACCTGCTCCTACATAACGTCGCGCGTCCGGCCCAGAAGACCTCGTCGCGACGCTGAAGATCCAAAACGCTCAGAGCCTCGAGGTAAAGCTGGGCCTGTTCGGCCCCTATGGTCATCCCCTCATCTCTGAGAGCACCTACGAAACCATAAAAAATTTTCAGACCTACTTGTGAAGACATCGCCAGTACCGTTCACGTTAGGTAGGAAAGACGGTTCTTAGGGCGTTCAAGATAAGCTCCTGGTCGTCTTGGTCTTTGCAGAGGGCGCCAATTGTCAGGCTGGCACTGTCGGCGTCGATGTCACTTCCGCCAAGGCGGTTCAAAGCCTGGGCCCAGTCAAGCGCTTCGGCTACCCCAGGGGAGCGTCGCAAACGTCCCTGATTGCGCAAGGACTGGACTACGTCCACCACCTGCTGCGCTAGCTTCTCATCCACGCCGGGCAGCCGTGTCTTGATGATCTCCAACTCACGGGCCGGTTCTGGGTGGTCTATCCAATGAAAGTAGCATCGCCGTTTCAGAGCCTCGTGTAACTCTCGGGTCCGGTTGGAGGTCAGGATCACGATGGGTGGAACTTTGGCGGTGATAGTACCCAATTCGGGTATAGATATTTGGTTTGATGCGAGCACTTCCAGGAGGAACGCTTCAAATTCATCGTCAGCTCGGTCAACCTCGTCGATGAGGAGAACGGCCGGTCCACTTTGTAAGGCCCGAAGAATCGGACGAGGCAGCAGGAAACGTTCGGTATATAGGGACTGCTCTAGTTCCTCCGCACTCGTTGTCGAATTTGCTGCCTCCAGTGAGCGTAAGTAAAGAATCTGACGTGAGAAATCCCAGTCATAGAGCGCTTGGGTGGACTCGATGCCCTCGTAGCACTGCAGTCGGATCAACGGGATTGCCAGCATCTTAGCTATTGCTTCGGCCAAGGACGTTTTTCCCGTGCCTGGAGCACCTTCAACAAGCAGCGGCTTGTTCATCGCAACAGATAGAAAGACGGTGGTGGATAGACCCTCGTCAGCCAAATAGTTGACAGCCTTGAGCCGCGCAGCCATCTCACCGGGACTTTCCGGTTTGGTCACTTTGTCGTTACTCATTGTCTCGCCTTGCTAGTCGGTTTTCGAGGTGTGGCATTGCGGCTTTTTGCGGTGTCTACTTATGCAGGTGCTGAATACCGCCAGTAGAAGGGCGTCCACCGGCCGTACCAACCGTAAGAACAGCCGATTCCGGGATGCCCCGCCCTACCCGAATCGGCAGGACATCCCGGCCGAGTCTGCTCGGATTAGACCCTTACTATTCCTACAAGTGGCTTGCGATCACGGTCTTGCCCTTAGCAGCCCAGATATCTGCCCGCCGGTCGTTCAGCACCGGGAACGAACTTCGCAGTTCGTTCAGTGAATCGAAATTGAGAGTTGCACGGAGAACGGCTTCCTCTTTGTCTGCCTGAGCGAGGATATCTCCGTTGCCATCCACAATCTGACTGTGACCACCCAGCTCCACCTCCTGGTCAACCCCCGTCATGTTGCATTGCACGACAAAGGATTGGTTTTCGATTGCTCGAGCGCGACCCAGAGTCTGCCAATGCTGAATTCGCGTAAGTGGCCAGCATGCTGGTATCACATTGAGCGCCGTACCTTCTGCTGAGATGTGTCGATATAGTTCGGGGAAGCGAAGATCGTAGCATGTGCTGAGCCCAGTGATGGCAGTGGCTCGTTCTGTCTGCAGCTCCACCACCCTGGGTTCATCTCCCGCTGCTATCAGCTTTGGCTCTCCGTCGGAAAAGCCGAAGCGGTGGATCTTTTTATAGGTCGCCCGGAGGGATCCGGTCGGGTCAAAAAGAACCGATGTATTCCACATGTCAGAAGCAGCGCTGCTTGGTTCCGTGACCATGAAAGAGCCGGCGTGAAACCAGGCCTTCTTGTCCCTGGCCACTTCGGACAGGAAAGTGAACACTTCACTTTCCAGCGAAATGGCGTTCTTTCGCCAGCTGTCGTAGGAGAACCCGCCATGAAGCCAGAGTTCAGGCAGGACGATCAGGTCCGCTTTGCCGACGCCAGAAACCAAGTCCTGGATACGCGAAATCCTGTCCTCGAGCAGCTCTGTTGAGTCAAATTTCACCTGAACAGCTGCTACGTCAAGTTGCCCTCTACTTGGTGCTAGTTCGCGCACTTCCATCAGGTTCAAGACCTTCGGTTGCTTCCTGCGGCAACACCGGCCG harbors:
- a CDS encoding carbon-nitrogen family hydrolase, which gives rise to MEVRELAPSRGQLDVAAVQVKFDSTELLEDRISRIQDLVSGVGKADLIVLPELWLHGGFSYDSWRKNAISLESEVFTFLSEVARDKKAWFHAGSFMVTEPSSAASDMWNTSVLFDPTGSLRATYKKIHRFGFSDGEPKLIAAGDEPRVVELQTERATAITGLSTCYDLRFPELYRHISAEGTALNVIPACWPLTRIQHWQTLGRARAIENQSFVVQCNMTGVDQEVELGGHSQIVDGNGDILAQADKEEAVLRATLNFDSLNELRSSFPVLNDRRADIWAAKGKTVIASHL
- the nboR gene encoding nicotine blue oxidoreductase encodes the protein MGDTDLPCVTGVLLAAGAGKRLGRGPKALLPYRGRTLVEDAAETMLVGGCHEVVIVLGANAQAVCARANLEPYRIVVNHDWSSGMGSSYLAGDAAAHTKNHILVALVDQPGLSVTTVGRLLVSHRPGRISSAAYSSLDSPRVLRRGHPMVIDAGLRPAVASTVSGDAGARVFLRQKPWLVDLIDCSDESTGEDVDTVEQMYRLL
- a CDS encoding vWA domain-containing protein: MSSQVGLKIFYGFVGALRDEGMTIGAEQAQLYLEALSVLDLQRRDEVFWAGRATLCRSRSDFGPYDRTFRLWFSSESPIPVPLSERQEASLPDAADGDSPQPELEQQIALASKDESLQHRDVALMSAEEKSYLAEAFAALPVREPLRRARYKRTHRHKRIDPAHTVRDNLRRGGEPGRLQYRFRTNKPRRVVLIVDVSGSMEAYADSFFRFGHRLLAGASDTTEVFSIGTRLTRVTSALQHPDPEVALLDAGLVVPDWSGGTRLGEALAAFITLWGQHAMLRGSVLVIASDGWERGDPRDLARQVSRLHGLAHRVIWANPHRGKSGYEPIQSGIKAVLPHVDALVAGHTMAAFRDLADRIAHA
- a CDS encoding AAA family ATPase, yielding MSNDKVTKPESPGEMAARLKAVNYLADEGLSTTVFLSVAMNKPLLVEGAPGTGKTSLAEAIAKMLAIPLIRLQCYEGIESTQALYDWDFSRQILYLRSLEAANSTTSAEELEQSLYTERFLLPRPILRALQSGPAVLLIDEVDRADDEFEAFLLEVLASNQISIPELGTITAKVPPIVILTSNRTRELHEALKRRCYFHWIDHPEPARELEIIKTRLPGVDEKLAQQVVDVVQSLRNQGRLRRSPGVAEALDWAQALNRLGGSDIDADSASLTIGALCKDQDDQELILNALRTVFPT
- a CDS encoding XdhC family protein gives rise to the protein MRDVIEALAEWTTHGETFALATVVSTSKSAPRPAGAAMAVSTPGEAVGSVSGGCVEGAVYQIAQEVIEDGTPVLQRFGYSDDDAVAVGLTCGGTIDVFVERVTKESYPELRTIIQDVQKGNPVATATVVEHDQPEMLGKRLIVWPAHTGGTLGNNMLDHAIADDARGLLASGESKVLTYGPSGERMETGTKVFVSSYQPKPRMIIFGAIDFAAAVARAGSMVGFHVTVCDARPVFATTARFPGADEVIVSWPHVYLQQEVTQGKVDNRTVICVLTHDPKFDVPVLEIALRLEGACRPSYIGAMGSRKTHEDRLNRLLEAGVIERQIAELHSPIGLDLGGRTPEETAVSVVAEIIAKRWQGSGRPLRDSTGAVHSDPA